The Brassica napus cultivar Da-Ae chromosome C7, Da-Ae, whole genome shotgun sequence genomic interval TTCTCACAGCTACACTCCTTACCGTTTCCCAACCCAAAACGACACGCACTGCAGAGATACTTCTCTTTCCTAAACAAGAGTTTCCTCTCATCACGTCGGTGTTGGTCTTGCCACGGCGGGCTGATTCTTAGCTCAAGATTCAAATCCAAGCTCTTCGTTTTGCAAGTCAGACTCTTTTTAAACCTTCCCTCCTCCCTAGAACTTTCCTCTTTCTCCAGCTGAGGACCGAAAGAGATAACCTTTACAAGCGAGTCCTCTGTTTCTCTAGCTTCAGACGCATCCCGACGAGCTTTGATCGGCCGATGAGTAGCGGGATCAATCCCTCCTCTCAAAAGCTTCCTCTTCATATGTGTATTCCAGTAGTTCTTAATCTCGTTATCTGTTCTTCCCGGTAACCTCGTCGCAATAAGAGACCacctgaaatttaaaaaaacagagTATGAGAAACAGAGCATAAAACAGAGGATTTTGTTGAAAGGTTTGTGATGATGAATCTTACTTGTTGCCGAGGAGGCTATGTAGCTTGATGATGAGATCGTCTTCTTCGAGGGTGAAGTTACCTCTCTTGAGATCAGGACGGAGGTAGTTAATCCAACGGAGACGGCAGCTTTTGCCGCAGCGGAGAAGGCCGGCGGATGCAGGGAGAGAACGCCAGCAACCTTCGCCGTGAGATTTGATGTAAGAGATGAGCttctggtcttcttccttggTCCAAGCTCCTTTGTTCGTGTGGTCTTTCTCGCAGCATGGAGACCTCCCCATATCTTCTGATGATGATCTTGTTATGATGAAACCAGGGTTTTATGGAGAGATGttttaaaagagagagagagagagaggtgaggACAAGCCTAAACTCTTTCTAGAAGAGAGTTGGTAAGACACGTTTGAAGGAGTGGCTAGTGGGCTCTGTTtctgattttagttttttttcttcttattctcttttatatcaaaattataagaatataaatgaatatttaaatgtttatcaATGGGAACGAAAACGCATTTATGTTTGTTTTACAATAATCATAGTATAGACAcgttcaaaatttgaaatagcGACATGCGTTCTGTTGTTGTTTACCACTTGATTAATTTGATCCTATGTAAacatattatatcaaaattcacAAGACAACGTGTGATGGTTTTGTACTGCATGGAGTTATGGGTATTTATgttacaataatattaaatagtaTTTTTCATGGTGAGTTTGGTAAAGAGGTTGAGCACCCACCCAAAGTAGAGTATTCAAATCAacagttttaaaaatgttagttATGGGGTTTCTAAAAAACATGTTGATGATGTCTTTCATTGTCTTGTGGAGTTTCTGCAATGTACGTATTCTTCAACGATCTTACCCTTCATTAATACTTGAAAAGGAATAAGCAAGTTGAACCAAAATGATCTTTGGAAAACTAAAAGtgtcattaaaaaatattgtctccgttcccgaaagtacgattttataattttttttcttgttccacaaaggtagattttttatattattaaaatatttttttatacttgcaaaaaacattaattaaaaatatttaaattgattagaTTTTATCggtgaaaatttattgaaaaatatataataaaataaaaaataaattaaattataaatatttattaaatttttaataaacctGAATACTCTATAAAATCACTTCGTGGAACGTAGGGAGTAGTTTGGAAGATGAAAACTCACGTGGAGTTTGTAATGTTGATGAAAAAAGAGAGTTGGTTTATACCTGCTTTGTCCTTCTCTTTTAATGATTTACCCTAAGAAGCGACCTTTCTACTTTCCCAACTACCAAATACAAATCCTTTAAATCATGTTTTCGTCATTAATTCAAGGTTTCCTATTATAGCAACGTCcaactaattttgaaaaaaaacatggtTTCTTGAGAAAACGATTTTCGGAAGCCTATCATGTAATAATTCGGTTGAAACTCTACATCAAATAGTGTAAAATAACATGACTGCTGCATATAACTATCTGAAAATACCCGTATTTACCAGAGCAAATATTAAAAGACATCACCTTCTCAGCTTTGTAAAGTTGCTATGtagtttatcatatatatattgatcttTTGTAACAATATAGTatgtttcaaatttgttttcaaaatagCTATCtcgatatttttgaaattaatcatCGACAAAACATGCCAAATAATAATATTGGttttcaaaattgtttttagttatttttttatataaaaggaaaGAGTTTGTTTGGTACCTGAAAGACAATCTTAAATAGTTTGGTAGATTTACCGGTGTACATTCACTCTCAACTCCTACCGACATATAGAGTATTTATTGAATTACCAACAGAGAAGTTTGGATAGAGTATACATGTGATTTGTTGTCTAAACACCAAACAAATCTTAAACTGAAGGTACATATTTACATATACGACTTTTTAAAACGTATACATTACCCAAAATGGATAGTGGGTACCAATACAGAGTGCAACTTTCTAGCAAAGATATCTACCAACTATCCTCAAcagaattataatttttaaaatgtctattattatttttaattctttgatATATTTCTGTTAGGTTATATAGATCTTTACATTCCATACAGTGAAGTTCTTGTAGGTAACAACATATAGTAGAAACAAAATTAGAATAAAGCTACTCGGTGTAATAAAGCTATTCTTCCTAGTTTATGATATGAATGaagtttagtgtttaaaaaaataataaagctatTCGGTGACGCAAAAAATGCTTTACGTCCATTAGATGCCATCTGAAGCCAATCTAGTAAGTTGGCGACTGtcaaacaataaatataaacatttaaagaAGCTCCCTACCTAACAAAACCTAACATAACATGTTAGGTCCAGTTTCAGAGTATGCCCCACTTTGTTGACATCGACCGGTCTTTGGTAGATATccacaaaacatttttttttatatccacAAAACATTTGTTAGCATATAATCATTTTCAGTGTCCCTAACGTTGTAACGAACCGTAACGCAGTCATGAAACCAAACCATTGACTTAGTCTTTTTTACTACAACATAGTGGATTAAAGAGTTTTAACATCTTTGTAGCAGCAGTACACATTCTATAAGATGATTGATAGTATTCATTAATGCAAAGATAAGATAATCTTTTGCTTCGTGGCTCCTTttacttcatcttcttccggaTCTCGTAAAAGTAACTCAAGGCAACGACCGCAGCCGCAATAGCAACCCCGAATGCTCCCTGAGCCAGAACAGTGCTGTCTGAACAAGCTTTGGCCGCGGAGGCGTTGGGGTTGAAACCGAGCTCAGAGAGTTTCTTGTGAGATTCTGCGTAGTCTCTGAAGAATGCATCTTCATCCTGCCACCACAAATTGAACTAGTAAATAACAGCTAACAACACGAGAACATGACAAATCTGATTTGCTCAATACAGGAAACTGAGTTATGCTCTTATCAGTAGGAAATGGTTCAGAGAGAAAAGAAGGTTTGCAGTTTATACCTTAGCATAAAGCTCAACATAACGACGAAACTCTGGATCTTCCAATAGAGTCTTGTCAGATGGAAGCTTCAACAAGCCCTCGGATTCTCCTTTTAGCAGTTCCCTGATGACAAAATCATTgataatcaaaaaataaaatagaaaatttaagcTCTCAAAGGATAAAGAACTGAAAACTTACACGAAGTAGGAGTTATCAAACTTCAGAGGCTCTTGAGTCCAAGGTCCATCGAAGCCAGACCTCTCTGGATGAGCTCTTCCCTGAAACACCCAAAAACTTTGGTCATAAGCACAGAGAAaagttttaatttgttttaaaaaaaaaaatggatgagTTTTACCAGAGTATGACCCCCTGAGAGTGCTACAATATCCTTATCAGATAACCCCATGCGGTAGAAGACATCTCTAAGATGTTGGAAATCTACAAACAAACAGGGTCAGTTAATAGAGAAGATCATCGAACTACATGATATAAAGATCCACAATACCTTTTTTAGCATCAGGAAGTCTTCCTTCCCTAGGACAGACATTTGAATCCTATAAATGAGAAAGACAGTTATTATAGCTTAAGTGTTAAACTGGTAACTATCTTAGTgtattattaaaaaagaagaagaaagaacctACTTTTCTCCCAGGTTGGAAACTGATGTCAGGTCCACCAGTAACCTCCACTGCTACCACACCAGCAAGCTGTAACAAAAGTAAATTATCCAAATACAGAACTTGAATGCCTTTAGTCTTGACATTGTCAGGCCAACTATAAAAATGGGCAGACAACAATACTAAAACATGAGTTGTCTGTCTATTCAATCCATGTATTAAGTGAATAACACAAATGGGTTCACAATTTAAAGAATCTAACTGCAAACAAGGGTTACAAAACTCTTGGTAATGCCAAACTCAGGaactaaatttcaaaaatatgtttcatGATACACCAGAGATTTGCCTACTTTATGCTTTTTGATCGCTTGAAATCTTGATGTGTGTGGTTTCCTTGAGTTTAGTTTCTACTGCAAGAGATAAAGGTTCTAATTGAACAACATAGTCCATCTATATTTCTTGTAAACCAAATCACAATCAGCAACTCAACCATCAACCTAGTCTACCAAACAGGCTTAAACATGGGAAGAGCATATGAGACACTGACACGTGCAGCATACAGTAACTGAGaagaaaaagcaacaaggacaTGATAGATTAAGGTACAAGTAACAAATCATAATCACCTGGTATAGATCTGCATATGTGATTTTAGGATGTTTAGCTTTCACTCCCTCTGTAACATGTCAGAAAGCATCTCTCAACTTAACAATTCAAAATCCATTCCAAAAGCTAATATGAGAACACACTCACCACAGAGTTCAAGAGCGATCTTTAAACCACTATTAGCACCATGAGTGTACTCCTCCTCGTTCCTTATAGACCCATTAGGTCCCCCTGTCTTCGACTGCGCATCATAGGTTCCAGCATCGTGCCATCTTCACAAAACAACATTTGAATCAATCAAAGATCGATCCTTTGAGAAACAATAGAAATTGAAGACTTACGCCAATCTAAGCATGATCGGAGCACAGTTCTTGCTCGAGATGATGGACCGGAGATCACGGCGAGCCTTGTTGATCTCTTTCATGTACTCAGCGTTAACAATCGGTGCCGCCatagctttcttcttccctAATCGTCAATGGTGAATTGAGAGGAAAAATAATATGGtcaaggggggggggggggaggtgaaagattttttatttttgttcggACCAAACTGAAACAGATCGGGTGTCAGTTATCTGCTGTTTTTCTTAGCCACATTTTTCGGTGGACCTCATTGGTTGTTAAGATACGCTTGTGTCCACGTAGGACTCGCGTGTCATTTTTTGTTTACGAATAGACAGCATGCGTTTCTTTGTACATCTTTAAAACGGCACGCATGTTACCTCTGAgaaatttatgttaatttttttttttttttaaatgtacacaattaattttttttgataagtttacagtgaattaaataaataaatatattacaataaaacgaaatatatttatttggtcTTTGACCAGCTCCTCCATGTGTTATCTTCtaccaaaataaaaaggaaacattcAATAAAAGGGTTTACAAACAATCAAataatgttttgaagatgtaaTTGTTTCTTGATAGGATCATAATCTTCGTATGCCAATATCTTACTTCGGATATCAACGTTTGAATTTAAGAAACCAAATACATACAATGTTGCCACAACACTTTTGAAATTGGTCTACTAAAAGCAGAACATGAACCATATGATagtgatgataaaaaaaatacccTCAGTTCTTCTTGTCACGAGCACACTTGACTTGCACGGCAAGCGTCTTGACAACGTTCTTGCATGAATCTTTCTTGTCTTGTTGGAATGTGCTTTTGTTCACCGGAATCACACACTCTCCTTTCCCCAAACAATGCTGCACGAGTTTTTTTGTGTTAGTTACTTCTTTAACAAGCTACACATTATACATCAAGAAGAAATACAATCTGATATTTACCTTCTCAATGACTTGCTTTGAAACGGGGGCATTACAAGTACCAAGTGTGAAGTTTCCACAAGTACCAATAGGGTTTCCGAAGCTAGCGAACTCAACTTCTGAGATCTTTTTGTTGCCTGAGCATTTAAGAGTAGCTGTGAGACTCACGTTATCGGTGATGGCTTGGACCTGGTCTTGCTTCCTTGTCCAGTGTCTAACACTTGGAGTGTAGTCTTCTCCGACGTAAGAACAAACAGTGTCTCTGTTGACGATGACAAAGTCTATAATCTCGGGCTTCACGTTAGGCTCTTCCTCGAATATAACAAGAAGGTTTTTCTTGGGCTTCAAGAAAGATCTAGGGATGTGATACTCTATTTGCGTGGATTGACCTAATGGATTCAAGAAAGACATCCAATATCTTCCCACGCCTTCTCCGTTCACCCAAATCAATCCCTTTCCCATTCCACTCATGCGAACCGCTGCTGCGCTTTCACTCTCTGGTGCATCGAAGTAGGTCTGATATGTTTCACATTCATTAAAATGATGTTATTAGAACATCTCTACATTTCTTACCAGTTACCTTATATATagtatgattttttgttttgttttgttttcattaccTGGTACCATGTAAGTCCTGGTGCTTTTCCAGTGAACTTCTGCCACTTGACCTTCTTCAAACCTTCCTCGGTGTGGATTCCGAGTCTCTCGCCTTCCATACCGACCTAAAGATTATAAAAAATGGGATCAAATCAAggaaatttttctaaatgttgtTAATCAATTAGAGAgtaataagaaaattatttcaaaCCTTGTTTCCCCATTTGCTGCTTTCAGTGAGATCAAGTACTCCAGAACTCAATCCTAAGATGGAAACACTACGAGGACCAGTGTATCTATGCTCCAAGTAAGCTCCACTATCCTGTAAGAACAGAAAAAAAGTCAACCAATTATGAAACATATCTTcatctatatattaatttaaaaaacgtTGTATTATATTTGTTACTTACTGGAAATCCAGTGAGAACACCAAGCATAACAAGGTGATTCTCTCCTTCTTTTAGTGTAACCGGTTCTTGGAAAACAAAACTCTTCTCGTCATGGCTTCCATGTCCATTTCCTAGTAGTAGAGAAAAATaacatcatcaccatcatcgctcattttcatatttttgcatCATATGTACACCATTTTTACCAAGGTATTCTCCGTTAAACCAAGCGTGCAATGCGTGTCCAAGACTAGCAATCCTCACAGTAGTTTTAGCTCCTTTCTTCTTAGGTAATTGATTCTTATTGATCTTGAAGctgcaaaataaaatttaacttcATGTTTCTCTTCATCGTTTAACTTTGTTATATATAATCACACGAAATGAGTATTTACCTTGTTGTGTACCATCCATAGTCTGTCTTGTCTTTAGTCAAACCGTAAAGCTCAACGGGTATGTAAGAGTCACCCTTTAGCTTATTAGGCAATGGCTCAGTGAACACGTTGAAATCAAACTTCTTGTTCGCCTTCTTTGACTTCATAAAGTTCCTTGAAGTGTGGTGAGAAACAATCTGGTCCGATCCAAATAACAATAATGAGTTAAGGACTTTGTAACTGTTAATAAACCGGAATTGAATGTTTTCTTCACCTGTGCAGTGTTGTAAACAACAGTTTTACAATCTGGAAGAATACTAATGGAACGTGGCGCTATCACGTATTCTTTCCCCCTGAATTTAATGGTTTCTGCAGCTTCGGTGTTGTTGTTAGCCAAGAAAGCTGCACAAGATTTCGTTCCAGGCTCTTCGTAGTATCTAATCTGTAATTACAAACGTATATAGTTGAGTAATTTGTAAGCACTGAATCTTTCTTGATGAGTACTACATGCTATTGTAATACCTCGGTATCTTTTCCAGGCTTCTCGGTCCTAGGCTGACCCCAAAGAAGTGGTTTCTTGCAAAGGTTAAGAGCGTTGTGAAGATGTTTAAGATGACCATACTTAGGCTCTCTTTCTAAACCATATTCATCAAGAGGTGCATCATCGTAGTATCGAGTGGTTACATAATGTGCACCGTTTCTTCCGAAGTTGGTTCCTCCATGATACTGCAAGATTTAAAACACAAGAAATTAAATACCTATTTTAAAAGGCAGTGTAGAGAATTCAAGGGGTTATTATTATACCATGTAGTAGTTCACATGAGTTCCATTCTTGGAGAAGAATCGAGCAACTGAGAAAGCAATATCTTCTACTGATCTTTTAACTGGCGAATCACCAAACACACGGAACCtgttaagtaaaaaaaaacaacgaaATATAAGTGGCGATCAATCTTGAAATCCGCAAAGATCTTTTCACTTTCATGACTGAATCTCAAGTTTCTAAATTGTTTAACTAAATATAACAAGATTAAAAACTCACTGAGTAGTCCAGTTCTCGGTCCATAAAGAcggtttgttttctttgtttggaCCAGGGAAAGTATCACCACAATGCCTTCCATTGCAAGCATTGATCTATTTCAAGGTCAATGCTATTatcaatgttttaatttttttctcaaatcatGAGACGTAAGACATTATAATAATAACTTTACCATAGGATCAGGAGCATCGTTATGCTTGCACATAACCCATGGGATCCCAAGTTTCATAGAGTCGACCAACTTAGATGCCCATTTAATGTAGTTAATTCCGTCTTGTTTATATGCGCGTTGAACCGCGCTATACTCGTTCTCTATCTGCATTCCATATTCATTATAATACCGTTCATGTTTGTAAGATGATTAGGTATATGTGTTAGGTTTTTGTTTAGGACCTGTCCTAATATAATGGGGCCTCCTTGTGAAGCAAACAAtttttcctccttcattttgtCGAGTACCGTCCGTACATACCTCTCTGTATGTTCCtgcaatagttttttttttgttaatctcTTTAACTATAAAAGGGCTCACATTttgtatatatgtaatatatttaacaCCTTGAATTCTTTATTGTCTGTACGGAAGAAAATTCCAGGAACTTCTCTAAGCCAATAAGGAAGTCCtctaatataaaaacaaatcacGTAAAACATTAAGGGaaacatttaagaaagaaataatcaaaataaaaaagaagcaattatttaatttattaccCATGAGTCCATTCAGCTTGGATGAATGGTCCAAGCCTCAATGTCACATACATGCCATTCTTCTCAATCAATTTTATGAACTTCACCAAGTCAGTTCGTCCCGAAAAGTTGAACTAATGAAAACAACCATAACACGAAAACTTTACTaaaattctttttatatatttatgttttatatgttGTATGAATCGATTTGAGTTTGCAATTACCTTCCCTTGTTCAAGCTCATGTACATTCCAGAAAACATATGTTTGAATCGTGTTCAGACCACCTTGTTTGGCTCTCTCGATGATACTTGGCCACATCTAGACAAGATCCAAAAACTCTATATCAATACAAAGAATCTTATCAGAAAAATAGATGATAATTTG includes:
- the LOC111207743 gene encoding L-ascorbate peroxidase 3: MAAPIVNAEYMKEINKARRDLRSIISSKNCAPIMLRLAWHDAGTYDAQSKTGGPNGSIRNEEEYTHGANSGLKIALELCEGVKAKHPKITYADLYQLAGVVAVEVTGGPDISFQPGRKDSNVCPREGRLPDAKKDFQHLRDVFYRMGLSDKDIVALSGGHTLGRAHPERSGFDGPWTQEPLKFDNSYFVELLKGESEGLLKLPSDKTLLEDPEFRRYVELYAKDEDAFFRDYAESHKKLSELGFNPNASAAKACSDSTVLAQGAFGVAIAAAVVALSYFYEIRKKMK
- the LOC106428789 gene encoding transcription factor MYB32, which gives rise to MGRSPCCEKDHTNKGAWTKEEDQKLISYIKSHGEGCWRSLPASAGLLRCGKSCRLRWINYLRPDLKRGNFTLEEDDLIIKLHSLLGNKWSLIATRLPGRTDNEIKNYWNTHMKRKLLRGGIDPATHRPIKARRDASEARETEDSLVKVISFGPQLEKEESSREEGRFKKSLTCKTKSLDLNLELRISPPWQDQHRRDERKLLFRKEKYLCSACRFGLGNGKECSCENVRCHIDDSSSSSYSSSDISSSVVGFDFLGLNTSSVLDYTSLEMN
- the LOC106428783 gene encoding beta-galactosidase 11, whose translation is MRKPSLDRWVLAAFLVVLLSSSCAFASKKEVKKKTNNKEVTYDGTSLIIDGKRELLYSGSIHYPRSTPEMWPSIIERAKQGGLNTIQTYVFWNVHELEQGKFNFSGRTDLVKFIKLIEKNGMYVTLRLGPFIQAEWTHGGLPYWLREVPGIFFRTDNKEFKEHTERYVRTVLDKMKEEKLFASQGGPIILGQIENEYSAVQRAYKQDGINYIKWASKLVDSMKLGIPWVMCKHNDAPDPMINACNGRHCGDTFPGPNKENKPSLWTENWTTQFRVFGDSPVKRSVEDIAFSVARFFSKNGTHVNYYMYHGGTNFGRNGAHYVTTRYYDDAPLDEYGLEREPKYGHLKHLHNALNLCKKPLLWGQPRTEKPGKDTEIRYYEEPGTKSCAAFLANNNTEAAETIKFRGKEYVIAPRSISILPDCKTVVYNTAQIVSHHTSRNFMKSKKANKKFDFNVFTEPLPNKLKGDSYIPVELYGLTKDKTDYGWYTTSFKINKNQLPKKKGAKTTVRIASLGHALHAWFNGEYLGNGHGSHDEKSFVFQEPVTLKEGENHLVMLGVLTGFPDSGAYLEHRYTGPRSVSILGLSSGVLDLTESSKWGNKVGMEGERLGIHTEEGLKKVKWQKFTGKAPGLTWYQTYFDAPESESAAAVRMSGMGKGLIWVNGEGVGRYWMSFLNPLGQSTQIEYHIPRSFLKPKKNLLVIFEEEPNVKPEIIDFVIVNRDTVCSYVGEDYTPSVRHWTRKQDQVQAITDNVSLTATLKCSGNKKISEVEFASFGNPIGTCGNFTLGTCNAPVSKQVIEKHCLGKGECVIPVNKSTFQQDKKDSCKNVVKTLAVQVKCARDKKN